Proteins co-encoded in one Ictalurus punctatus breed USDA103 chromosome 18, Coco_2.0, whole genome shotgun sequence genomic window:
- the LOC108278502 gene encoding syncollin: MKVVVALLFCALCFLGLDAQCPEPGTLKDAEGNKICARMFEDSNYYYNQSCGGEYIDAYPSEDVPIIPWRWNNRISSLVVNKLCSLTVWSRIKKNGSKRKFSSGIQYLLKDVQQGLLGNWDNDISAYYCVC; encoded by the coding sequence ATGAAGGTTGTGGTTGCTCTGCTTTTCTGCGCTCTGTGTTTCCTGGGCCTGGATGCTCAATGCCCAGAACCGGGCACCCTGAAAGACGCTGAGGGTAACAAGATCTGTGCTCGCATGTTTGAAGACagcaactactactacaaccaAAGCTGTGGGGGAGAGTACATCGATGCCTATCCCAGTGAAGACGTCCCAATCATTCCATGGCGCTGGAACAACCGCATATCTTCTCTGGTGGTGAACAAGCTCTGCTCCCTGACTGTGTGGTCTCGCATCAAGAAGAATGGAAGCAAGCGGAAGTTTTCTTCTGGCATCCAATACCTCCTTAAAGATGTGCAGCAGGGCCTGCTTGGAAACTGGGACAATGACATCTCTGCGTATTACTGCGTGTGCTAG